The Flavobacterium psychrophilum genome includes a region encoding these proteins:
- a CDS encoding urocanate hydratase, translating to MTFQQQIQEGIPSVLPQVKPYETDINHAPKRKEILTAEEKKLALRNALRYFEPEHHAELIKEFSHELETYGRIYMYRLRPDYRMYARPIDEYPGKSQQAKAIMLMIQNNLDYAVAQHPHELITYGGNGAVFSNWAQYRLTMKYLSEMTDEQTLVMYSGHPIGLFPSHKEAPRVVVTNGMVIPNYSKPDDWEKFNALGVSQYGQMTAGSYMYIGPQGIVHGTTITVLNGGRKIARNGEGLEGKVFVTSGLGGMSGAQPKAGNIAGCITVCAEVNPKAVNTRHSQGWVDEVVTDIEALVKRVESAKANKEVVSIAYQGNVVEVWEAFDKQDIYIDLGSDQTSLHNPWAGGYYPVGLSLEESNKMMADNPELFKQKVHESLRRQADAINKHTAKGTYFFDYGNAFLLEASRAGADVMAANGVDFKYPSYVQDIMGPMCFDYGFGPFRWVCASGKPEDLAKTDAIAAKILEDMAKTAPHEIKQQMQDNIKWIKGAQENKLVVGSQARILYADAQGRINIAEAFNKAIANGEIGPVVLGRDHHDVSGTDSPYRETSNIYDGSRFTADMAIHNVIGDSFRGATWVSIHNGGGVGWGEVINGGFGMVLDGSPEASRRLQSMLFWDVNNGIARRSWARNEEAVFAIKRAMEVEPLLKVTLPNLVDDALLG from the coding sequence ATGACATTCCAACAACAAATACAGGAAGGTATCCCTTCTGTTTTACCACAGGTTAAGCCTTATGAAACGGATATTAACCATGCACCCAAGCGTAAAGAAATACTAACGGCGGAGGAGAAAAAGCTGGCTTTGCGAAATGCACTTCGCTACTTTGAGCCGGAGCATCATGCGGAACTAATAAAAGAGTTTTCGCATGAGCTTGAAACTTACGGGCGTATTTATATGTACCGTCTTCGTCCCGATTACAGGATGTATGCAAGGCCAATTGACGAATACCCCGGAAAATCGCAGCAGGCTAAGGCCATTATGCTGATGATTCAGAATAACCTTGACTATGCTGTGGCGCAGCACCCACATGAGCTTATTACATATGGTGGTAATGGGGCGGTATTTTCTAACTGGGCGCAGTACAGGCTTACCATGAAATACCTTAGTGAAATGACCGATGAGCAAACGCTTGTTATGTACTCCGGGCATCCCATTGGATTATTTCCTTCGCACAAAGAGGCGCCAAGGGTAGTGGTTACTAACGGTATGGTTATTCCTAATTATTCGAAACCTGATGATTGGGAAAAATTCAATGCACTTGGTGTATCGCAATACGGACAGATGACTGCAGGAAGCTACATGTACATTGGTCCGCAGGGTATTGTTCATGGTACTACAATCACCGTGCTTAACGGCGGAAGGAAAATCGCCAGGAACGGCGAAGGTCTTGAAGGAAAAGTATTTGTTACTTCAGGACTTGGAGGTATGAGCGGTGCCCAGCCAAAAGCAGGTAACATTGCAGGTTGTATTACGGTTTGTGCAGAGGTTAACCCTAAGGCAGTAAATACACGACATTCTCAGGGATGGGTAGATGAAGTTGTTACAGATATTGAGGCTCTTGTAAAACGGGTAGAATCGGCGAAAGCCAATAAAGAAGTGGTTTCTATTGCTTATCAGGGTAACGTAGTAGAGGTATGGGAAGCTTTTGATAAACAGGATATTTATATCGATCTGGGCAGCGACCAGACTTCGCTTCACAATCCGTGGGCTGGCGGTTATTATCCCGTTGGACTTTCATTAGAAGAGTCGAACAAAATGATGGCTGACAATCCTGAGCTTTTCAAGCAAAAAGTACATGAGTCGTTACGCAGGCAGGCAGATGCTATAAACAAACACACCGCTAAAGGAACCTATTTCTTTGATTACGGAAATGCTTTCCTTCTGGAGGCGTCACGCGCAGGAGCCGATGTTATGGCGGCTAATGGTGTCGATTTTAAATATCCTAGCTATGTGCAGGATATTATGGGGCCAATGTGTTTTGATTACGGATTTGGACCATTCCGTTGGGTATGTGCTTCGGGTAAACCGGAAGACTTAGCCAAAACAGATGCTATTGCGGCAAAAATATTGGAGGATATGGCTAAAACTGCACCTCATGAGATAAAACAACAGATGCAGGACAACATAAAATGGATTAAGGGGGCACAGGAGAACAAACTTGTAGTGGGTTCTCAGGCGCGTATATTATATGCAGATGCTCAGGGAAGGATAAACATTGCTGAAGCTTTCAACAAAGCGATAGCTAATGGAGAAATAGGACCTGTAGTATTAGGCCGTGACCACCATGATGTGTCCGGAACTGATTCACCGTACCGTGAAACATCTAATATTTATGACGGTTCCCGTTTTACAGCAGATATGGCCATTCATAATGTTATTGGGGATAGTTTCCGCGGGGCAACCTGGGTGAGTATTCATAACGGAGGTGGAGTTGGCTGGGGAGAAGTAATTAATGGCGGATTTGGTATGGTTCTTGATGGTTCTCCGGAAGCGTCAAGGCGTTTACAATCAATGCTTTTCTGGGATGTAAATAATGGAATTGCACGACGCAGCTGGGCCCGTAACGAAGAAGCTGTTTTTGCCATAAAAAGAGCTATGGAAGTAGAACCGCTGCTTAAGGTAACACTGCCTAATTTAGTAGACGACGCGTTGCTGGGCTGA
- a CDS encoding glycosyl transferase family 2, which translates to MLNIHNLSVSFGGTYLFEEVTFRLGAGDRVGLVGKNGAGKSTMLKILSGEQQYDSGVIATEKEIKLGFLKQDIDFIKGRTVLEEAYQAFEEIKRAEAKIDKINHQLVTRTDYESEEYSQLIEDLSDVTHHYEILGGYNYVGDTEKILLGLGFKREDFDKATDTFSGGWRMRIELAKLLLQYNDVLLLDEPTNHLDIESIIWLESFLRTYPGVVVIVSHDKMFLDNVTNRTIEISLGKAYDFNKPYSQYLELRQELREKQLATQKNQEKKIEQTEKLIEKFRAKASKASMAQSLIKKLDKVERIEVDEDDNSVMNISFPVSVVPGRVVVEAEDVTKKYGDKTILKDIDLLVERGSKIAFVGQNGQGKSTFIKAITKDIDYEGTIKLGHNVQLGYFAQNQAEYLDGEITLLQTMEDAATDTNRSKVRDMLGSFLFRGDDVEKKVKVLSGGERNRLALCKLLLQPINVLVMDEPTNHLDIKSKNVLKAALQKFEGTLLLVSHDRDFLQGMSNIVYEFKDQKIREYLGDINFYLEQRNMQNMREVEKRDVIAKETPKDNKQVSYQDQKKNKTLQNKLSKIESQIKEVERGIQHDDKLLAGNYEKLMADAAFFTAYENKKKELDKLMEDWALVQDEIDNA; encoded by the coding sequence ATGCTTAACATACATAATTTATCGGTTTCTTTCGGCGGGACATATTTGTTTGAGGAAGTTACTTTCAGGCTTGGTGCCGGAGACAGAGTGGGCCTTGTAGGTAAGAATGGAGCTGGAAAATCGACCATGCTAAAAATACTTTCGGGCGAACAACAATATGATTCGGGCGTTATTGCTACCGAAAAGGAGATAAAACTTGGCTTTCTGAAACAGGATATCGATTTTATCAAGGGGCGTACTGTTCTTGAGGAGGCGTATCAGGCTTTTGAAGAAATTAAAAGGGCTGAAGCTAAAATCGATAAGATAAACCACCAGTTAGTGACCCGTACCGATTATGAAAGTGAAGAATATTCCCAGCTTATTGAAGATTTAAGTGATGTTACACATCATTATGAAATTCTTGGTGGTTATAACTATGTTGGAGATACCGAGAAGATATTACTTGGCCTTGGTTTTAAGCGTGAGGACTTTGATAAAGCTACCGATACTTTTTCTGGGGGATGGCGTATGCGTATCGAGTTAGCAAAGCTACTATTACAGTATAACGACGTGTTGCTTCTCGATGAGCCTACCAACCACCTTGATATTGAGAGCATCATTTGGTTGGAATCATTCCTTAGGACTTATCCCGGTGTTGTAGTTATTGTATCGCACGATAAGATGTTCCTTGATAATGTAACGAACAGAACAATTGAAATATCGTTAGGTAAAGCATACGATTTTAATAAACCTTATTCACAATACCTGGAATTAAGGCAGGAACTTAGGGAGAAGCAATTAGCGACCCAAAAAAACCAGGAGAAAAAAATTGAGCAGACTGAAAAGTTAATTGAAAAGTTCAGGGCGAAAGCATCTAAAGCATCAATGGCGCAATCGTTGATTAAGAAACTAGATAAAGTTGAGCGTATAGAGGTTGACGAGGATGACAACTCGGTAATGAACATATCGTTCCCGGTTTCTGTGGTGCCGGGGCGTGTTGTGGTTGAAGCGGAAGATGTGACTAAAAAGTATGGCGATAAGACCATACTTAAAGATATTGACCTTCTTGTAGAACGTGGCAGTAAGATTGCTTTTGTTGGACAGAACGGTCAGGGAAAATCGACTTTTATAAAAGCGATCACTAAAGATATTGATTATGAAGGAACGATTAAGCTAGGTCATAACGTGCAGCTTGGATATTTTGCGCAAAATCAGGCGGAGTACCTTGATGGCGAAATTACGCTGCTTCAGACTATGGAGGATGCGGCTACAGATACAAACCGATCTAAAGTACGCGATATGCTTGGGTCATTCCTTTTTAGGGGGGATGATGTGGAGAAGAAAGTAAAAGTGCTTTCGGGAGGTGAACGTAACCGTTTGGCACTTTGTAAGCTGTTATTACAGCCGATAAATGTGCTTGTAATGGATGAGCCTACCAATCACCTTGATATTAAATCTAAGAACGTTTTAAAAGCTGCGCTTCAAAAGTTTGAAGGTACTTTATTATTGGTATCTCACGACAGGGATTTCCTTCAGGGGATGAGTAATATTGTTTACGAATTTAAAGACCAGAAAATAAGGGAATACCTTGGCGATATTAACTTCTACCTTGAGCAACGTAATATGCAAAATATGCGTGAAGTTGAGAAAAGGGATGTTATAGCTAAAGAAACGCCAAAAGATAACAAACAGGTTTCATATCAGGATCAGAAAAAGAATAAAACACTTCAAAATAAACTGAGCAAGATTGAAAGCCAGATTAAAGAAGTGGAGCGCGGCATTCAGCATGATGATAAACTGCTTGCAGGAAATTATGAAAAGCTTATGGCAGATGCTGCTTTCTTTACTGCATACGAGAATAAGAAAAAAGAACTCGATAAACTAATGGAAGACTGGGCTCTTGTTCAGGACGAAATAGACAACGCATAA
- a CDS encoding 8-amino-7-oxononanoate synthase, translating into MKKDLTFKLYTSSLQLPEGWDTIATKNIFLSAGYLGILEKAAPQNMQCHFIGLFNNETLCGIALAQYINLRRINTFVEEKSFNLKDYIFKKFSSHIIVIGNNTLTGQNAYLLNDLISETEALRLFREALQVLKKHYRKQCIYINLLAIKDFNEAEMPDFNAAGYSSYYKFCTQPNMIFDIRENWHSIDDYLADLTTKYRTQYNRARKKAEGVEKRKLSFADIKLQQERIHQLYMTVAQNASFNTFHLPKNHFEVFKEQLKDNFLLYGYFIDDKLVGFSTVIKNGCDVDTYFLGYDDAIQKEKMLYLTMLYDMVGYAIKKQFSHVIFARSAMEIKSSVGARSEEVYGMIKHTNPLLNFFMARLFQYFDPKVAWKARSPFK; encoded by the coding sequence TTGAAAAAGGATCTTACTTTTAAGCTTTACACTTCCTCATTGCAATTACCTGAAGGATGGGATACTATTGCCACGAAAAATATTTTCCTTTCAGCCGGTTATCTTGGTATTTTAGAAAAGGCTGCTCCTCAAAATATGCAGTGTCATTTTATAGGGTTATTCAATAATGAGACATTGTGCGGTATCGCATTAGCGCAGTACATTAACCTTAGACGCATAAACACTTTTGTAGAAGAAAAAAGCTTTAACCTGAAAGACTATATTTTCAAGAAATTTTCGTCGCACATTATAGTTATTGGCAACAATACCCTAACAGGACAGAATGCCTACTTATTAAATGATTTGATTTCGGAGACCGAAGCATTACGATTATTCAGGGAAGCACTACAAGTATTGAAGAAGCATTATAGAAAACAATGCATCTACATTAACCTGCTTGCAATTAAAGATTTTAACGAAGCCGAAATGCCCGATTTTAATGCCGCGGGGTATAGTAGCTATTATAAGTTCTGCACCCAGCCTAACATGATATTTGATATCCGTGAAAACTGGCATAGTATAGACGATTACCTGGCAGACCTTACTACAAAATACCGGACACAGTACAATCGTGCACGCAAAAAAGCAGAAGGTGTAGAAAAACGAAAATTGTCATTTGCCGATATAAAACTCCAACAGGAAAGGATACATCAATTGTATATGACCGTTGCACAAAATGCATCGTTTAATACATTTCACCTACCGAAAAATCACTTCGAAGTTTTTAAGGAACAACTCAAAGACAACTTTCTCTTATATGGCTATTTCATCGATGACAAACTCGTAGGCTTCAGCACAGTTATTAAAAATGGCTGCGATGTTGACACCTACTTTTTAGGTTACGATGATGCTATTCAAAAAGAAAAGATGCTCTATCTTACTATGTTGTATGATATGGTAGGCTATGCCATTAAAAAGCAATTCAGCCATGTTATATTTGCGCGATCTGCTATGGAAATTAAAAGTTCTGTAGGCGCACGTTCTGAAGAGGTGTATGGAATGATCAAACACACCAATCCCCTTCTCAACTTTTTTATGGCGAGACTATTTCAATACTTTGACCCGAAAGTAGCATGGAAAGCACGAAGTCCTTTCAAATAG
- a CDS encoding diacylglycerol kinase, with the protein MDALKKCLLVVNPIAGGNDKTEIITASRAYAEAEGINLIEFETTGEDDEKSIRELYAEHRPERILVAGGDGTVKMVAEAVEHNDVVIGVLPAGSANGLSVDLKLPTDLEENLKIAFHGNVMEMDMVCINGKKSLHLSDIGVNAELIRNYEGSAIRGKLGYALKAISTLTDLDDPFRATIVANGETIETEARMVVIANTQKYGTGVTINPIGIMDDGKFEIVILKSLDVLLIGKILTGNMPVDNVEDIVIISTEQALITTNVPVCFQIDGEFCGEEDRLDVKILHRQMRVAIP; encoded by the coding sequence ATGGATGCCTTAAAGAAATGTTTATTGGTTGTTAATCCTATTGCAGGAGGTAATGATAAGACTGAAATTATTACAGCCAGCAGGGCATATGCCGAAGCGGAAGGTATCAATTTGATTGAATTTGAAACGACCGGGGAGGATGATGAAAAAAGTATAAGGGAGTTATATGCCGAGCATAGACCCGAACGTATACTTGTGGCGGGTGGTGACGGTACGGTAAAAATGGTGGCCGAAGCCGTTGAGCATAATGATGTGGTGATAGGGGTGCTTCCGGCGGGATCGGCAAACGGACTTTCAGTAGACCTTAAACTTCCTACGGATTTAGAGGAAAACCTTAAGATCGCTTTTCATGGCAATGTTATGGAGATGGATATGGTATGCATCAACGGAAAAAAGAGCCTTCACTTAAGCGACATTGGTGTTAATGCCGAACTAATACGTAATTATGAAGGAAGTGCTATTCGTGGTAAATTGGGTTATGCTTTAAAAGCAATTAGCACGCTAACCGACCTTGATGATCCTTTCAGAGCTACTATTGTTGCTAATGGAGAAACAATAGAGACGGAAGCCAGGATGGTGGTTATAGCCAATACGCAAAAGTATGGTACCGGAGTTACCATTAATCCTATTGGTATTATGGATGATGGTAAATTTGAGATCGTGATTCTTAAAAGCCTTGACGTACTTCTTATCGGGAAAATATTAACGGGTAATATGCCTGTAGATAACGTTGAAGATATCGTGATTATTTCTACCGAACAAGCGTTAATAACCACTAATGTTCCGGTATGTTTTCAGATAGACGGTGAGTTTTGCGGTGAGGAAGACCGACTTGATGTAAAAATACTGCACAGGCAAATGCGTGTGGCAATCCCATAG